Proteins encoded in a region of the Ptychodera flava strain L36383 chromosome 4, AS_Pfla_20210202, whole genome shotgun sequence genome:
- the LOC139132297 gene encoding tripartite motif-containing protein 2-like → MAAADTKFLEGIDENFLCCGICSERYKNAKNLPCLHTFCEECLDNQLKFYCDTCESAICLECTAVDHPRPEHKYRYLEDAAAEYRKDLTVITEKLKSKEVAAREAKTKVEETSQSLLDRYRTETNKVNEHMEKTIEECTAKIRKSGEKITSELKCVYDERSSNLQAQQKELTCTESDLANAIEFSDKLMHHGNAAQLMLAKKGMTSQIQSLMSIDIDSEPVEVDFIEFQSEDDFFGKQTLGKISTHYIKQTLGKISTHDIKYEVIKASKSVKVGENIQITLKRKGVQKALGEEPEEIKAKVKSPDDKTENMAVTDNKDGTFSLTHEGKLEGKYEISISRHKSGIELETSAVEGTPITVTVIPKKGLIRTIGMKGNGVGQLNEPYGVTMTKKRNLLVCDSNNKRLQEFSVYGEHRRIINFTGIEGQITPRFASVAEDDTIFVTDSGNKRVVVCDENGNVIRSFGEGDLEEPQGIVIHPTNGRVYVLDHSASDVKIYNKDGKLLKSFGGNGSALGQLNKPYGLNTDKEGNIVIPDTDNHRVQIFNADGGYLRSFGEKGSDEGQFNRPEDVIQDKDGNFIVSEYGNKRLQKVDINGKFLYRLDKPEDSMKSPIGLCLVGDELFDRVVATYDVGGCLRVFAD, encoded by the exons ATGGCAGCAGCCGATACCAAGTTTCTAGAAGGGATTGACGAGAACTTTCTCTGTTGTGGCATTTGCTCCGAAAGATACAAGAATGCCAAAAATCTACCGTGTCTACACACCTTCTGCGAGGAGTGCCTAG ACAaccaattgaaattttactgtgaTACGTGTGAGTCGGCTATATGTCTGGAGTGTACGGCCGTGGATCATCCTCGTCCAGAGCATAAATATCGTTACTTGGAGGACGCGGCTGCAGAATACAGGAAAGACCTGACTGTGATTACAGAGAAATTGAAATCGAAAGAAGTAGCAGCGCGTGAGGCCAAAACCAAGGTCGAAGAAACGTCGCAGTCTCTCCTAGACCGCTATCGTACTGAGACTAACAAAGTGAACGAGCACATGGAAAAGACGATAGAAGAGTGCACCGCCAAGATACGAAAATCTGGAGAGAAAATTACGTCAGAATTGAAATGTGTATACGACGAGAGAAGTAGCAATTTGCAGGCACAACAGAAAGAGCTGACATGTACAGAAAGTGATTTAGCCAATGCGATAGAATTTTCTGATAaattgatgcatcatgggaacgCCGCTCAATTGATGTTGGCGAAGAAGGGCATGACGTCACAGATACAATCACTTATGAGCATCGACATTGATAGCGAACCTGTTGAAGTCGACTTTATCGAGTTTCAGTCTGAAGATGACTTCTTCGGGAAGCAAACCCTCGGGAAAATATCCACACATTACATTAAGCAAACCCTCGGGAAAATATCCACACATGACATTAAGTACGAAGTGATAAAGGCTTCTAAATCTGTGAAAGTCGGagaaaacattcaaatcacTCTTAAGAGAAAGGGTGTTCAAAAAGCACTTGGAGAGGAACCGGAAGAGATCAAAGCTAAGGTGAAATCACCCGATGACAAAACCGAAAATATGGCGGTGACAGACAATAAGGACGGAACATTTTCACTCACACATGAAGGAAAACTTGAAGGCAAATATGAAATATCAATATCACGTCATAAATCAGGTATCGAGCTCGAGACGTCTGCAGTAGAAGGCACACCAATCACAGTAACTGTGATTCCTAAGAAGGGTTTGATTCGGACAATCGGGATGAAAGGGAATGGTGTTGGGCAACTGAATGAACCGTATGGCGTCACCATGACAAAGAAACGAAACTTGTTAGTGTGTGACAGTAACAACAAAAGGTTGCAGGAATTCTCTGTGTATGGTGAACATCGTAGAATCATCAACTTTACTGGCATTGAGGGACAGATAACCCCAAGATTTGCATCTGTAGCGGAAGATGACACCATCTTTGTCACAGATAGTGGAAATAAACGTGTGGTTGTCTGCGATGAAAATGGTAACGTTATCAGAAGCTTTGGTGAAGGTGACTTGGAGGAACCTCAGGGTATTGTGATTCATCCTACCAATGGCAGAGTCTATGTGCTCGATCACAGTGCCAGTGACGTCAAAATATACAACAAAGATGGGAAGCTTCTGAAATCATTCGGTGGTAATGGGTCTGCGCTAGGTCAGCTGAACAAACCGTATGGCTTAAACACAGACAAGGAAGGCAACATCGTGATCCCAGACACTGACAATCACAGAGTACAGATATTCAATGCCGATGGAGGTTATCTTCGTTCCTTTGGTGAGAAAGGAAGTGACGAGGGGCAGTTTAACAGACCGGAAGATGTGATTCAAGACAAAGACGGCAACTTCATCGTTAGTGAGTATGGCAATAAAAGACTTCAGAAAGTTGACATCAACGGCAAATTCCTCTACCGATTAGATAAACCGGAAGATTCCATGAAAAGCCCAATTGGTTTGTGCCTTGTGGGCGACGAGCTATTTGACAGAGTTGTTGCTACTTATGACGTTGGTGGTTGCCTTAGAGTGTTCGCAGATTAA